The Nocardia arthritidis genome has a window encoding:
- a CDS encoding flavin monoamine oxidase family protein yields the protein MAEIVIGRRTLLSTALAAGAIAATTTACQTPMARPDSDRALDRSRALAQEMLRVDDNGNDLTLTSLRTLIDTGLPKTAAPKRVIVVGAGPAGLTAATLLADAGHRVTVLEANGSRTGGRVKTFRGIFTDPALYAEAGAMRLPSSHPLVLALADKLGVRRRQFHNVDVLPDAPTVQATPVVYRSFSGEQWSNGPAADCDLPPGANRTLIMVNGSAVRRADYAANPGRVHSGFGVTLASPSRIALDQAMSRTAVPDDLPIERRIDGWTKVFNTYEDYSTHRYLTEQGWSPRQVEAVGTLENLTSRLHYGVISALVDHALIRPDATFWELAGGTAGLTDALTRNLGPAVLLGKRMTRIEHTEQGVRVWTTAESGNERSDGAPIDPVESFDADYAIVAIPLTSARFCTFDPPLSYAKRRAIVELHHDAATKVLLEFKTRFWEQGPNGFRGGGCVSDSPNRFMYFPSHVEGSDGGVVLAAYTWSDDAMRWDSLTEGERIHYGLAGMREMFGPVVDAEFTGIGISQSWQRARYALGEACIPTPGQLHEHHGATRTVEGRLHFAGDHTSLKPAWIEGALESGVRTALEIHWR from the coding sequence ATGGCGGAGATTGTGATCGGACGGCGCACGCTGCTGTCGACGGCGCTGGCGGCCGGCGCCATCGCCGCGACGACGACGGCCTGCCAGACGCCGATGGCCAGGCCGGATTCGGACCGCGCACTCGACCGCAGCCGGGCCCTGGCCCAGGAGATGCTGCGAGTCGACGACAACGGCAACGACCTGACGTTGACGAGCCTGCGCACGCTCATCGACACCGGGCTGCCGAAAACCGCCGCACCCAAACGCGTTATCGTCGTCGGCGCGGGCCCGGCCGGGTTGACGGCGGCGACGCTGCTCGCCGACGCCGGACACCGGGTGACCGTGCTGGAGGCCAACGGCAGCCGCACCGGCGGCCGGGTGAAGACCTTCCGCGGCATCTTCACCGATCCCGCGCTCTACGCCGAAGCCGGCGCGATGCGGCTACCGAGTTCGCATCCGCTGGTGCTCGCATTGGCGGATAAGCTCGGCGTGCGCCGCCGCCAGTTCCACAATGTCGATGTGCTCCCGGACGCGCCGACGGTCCAGGCCACGCCGGTCGTGTATCGATCGTTCTCCGGCGAGCAATGGTCGAACGGTCCGGCCGCCGACTGCGACCTGCCGCCCGGCGCGAACCGTACCTTGATCATGGTCAATGGATCCGCCGTCCGCCGCGCCGATTACGCCGCGAATCCGGGCCGGGTGCACTCGGGATTCGGCGTCACCCTCGCCAGTCCCAGCCGCATCGCCCTCGACCAGGCCATGAGTAGGACGGCGGTACCCGACGACCTGCCCATCGAGCGCCGAATCGACGGCTGGACAAAGGTTTTCAACACCTACGAGGACTACTCGACGCACCGATACCTGACCGAGCAGGGCTGGTCGCCCCGGCAGGTCGAAGCGGTCGGCACGCTGGAGAACCTGACCTCCCGGCTGCACTACGGCGTCATTTCCGCCCTGGTCGACCACGCGCTGATCCGTCCCGACGCCACGTTCTGGGAGTTGGCGGGCGGCACCGCCGGCCTCACCGACGCGCTCACCCGTAACCTCGGCCCGGCCGTACTGCTCGGCAAGCGGATGACCCGCATCGAACACACCGAGCAGGGTGTCCGGGTCTGGACCACCGCGGAGTCCGGCAACGAGCGCTCCGACGGCGCACCGATCGATCCCGTCGAATCCTTCGACGCCGATTACGCGATTGTGGCGATCCCGCTCACCTCGGCCCGGTTCTGCACCTTCGATCCGCCGCTGTCCTACGCCAAACGCCGCGCCATCGTCGAACTGCATCACGACGCCGCCACCAAGGTGCTGCTGGAGTTCAAAACCCGCTTCTGGGAACAGGGACCCAACGGATTCCGCGGCGGCGGCTGCGTATCCGACTCCCCCAACCGGTTCATGTACTTCCCCTCGCATGTCGAAGGCTCCGACGGCGGCGTGGTACTGGCGGCCTACACCTGGTCCGACGACGCGATGCGCTGGGATTCGCTCACCGAGGGCGAACGAATCCACTACGGGCTGGCCGGAATGCGGGAAATGTTCGGCCCGGTCGTCGACGCGGAGTTCACCGGAATCGGCATCTCGCAGAGCTGGCAGCGCGCCCGTTACGCGCTCGGCGAGGCCTGCATCCCGACACCGGGTCAACTGCACGAACACCACGGCGCGACCAGAACGGTCGAGGGCAGACTGCATTTCGCCGGTGATCACACCAGCCTCAAACCCGCTTGGATCGAGGGCGCGCTGGAAAGCGGCGTCCGGACCGCACTCGAAATCCATTGGCGCTGA
- a CDS encoding lanthionine synthetase LanC family protein, with amino-acid sequence MLDDPADGGTPVVNADASEIERIVSRAAIEYGRRVRRSAVWLYVDVPEIELPEHGWKLHISARAGEFERIAHRVVPVLLSAGCPFKMARSPQVLRTLNDGRNASAAVGKAWTVYPAADEIRELGTELAELLRGEHAPRILSDRRVGADAPVYYRYGPFRRRLVAESDGQLISQMHGPNGESFSGRAELGYRQPPWTVDPFTGADPDGTAKPGTLLGGRYRPTDGLHRTGHGNVYRATDIRTGAEVIVKQARAYVAESEAGYDARVRLRNERYVLERLADISGVPRFIDHFRHDADEYLVTSFDGDFNLAQDIPRNGRFRPLSATAHPASGRTLDRLATRLARILGEIHARGFVVGDLSPKNVVIGRDDEPVVIDFGLCNHDGVRLCGGTPGYATHAQLRGVPPTFGDDLYALGLTLLFAATGADPLVDGADPDAARHCALRTIARIYGDNPVPSIRCVAGLLHPDAERARAALRALGSGRPERFTDLVATPAITECDRSGLARLTDTVLNDLVARTDELLAQPEDWADANIYHGAAGVALELRHHLDRPGVARLVRRLAISAAESVERTGLRPGLFVGSTGIEILLRRLCDDGMDIPTLPMDSVMPGSEWEPYGDDVIAGAAGVGLGHCLLAESNSTPPNERDRHLEIARRCANLLLEHADAVSHFAVRDVAPNAGLDAATGLAHGQAGVITALLRMSDLGLVDRRRLAVRIDAFYRETRSLITRSGEATAVPLCVSWCRGLAGIGLTLLRLAAAREDPRALDLARAAGEVCADWIPYLSYPSACCGIAGVGDFLVHLADATGDARFTDAAWSAATQLVIRGVCDTPARGDGPTASAISWARGSAGILAFLRHLGTPSAVSVIEPF; translated from the coding sequence ATGCTCGACGATCCGGCGGACGGTGGAACACCTGTGGTGAACGCCGATGCGTCCGAAATCGAGCGGATCGTTTCGCGCGCGGCGATCGAATACGGTCGCCGCGTGCGGCGGTCGGCGGTGTGGCTGTATGTGGACGTTCCCGAGATCGAATTGCCCGAACACGGTTGGAAACTGCATATTTCGGCCCGCGCCGGGGAATTCGAGCGTATCGCGCATCGGGTGGTTCCGGTGTTGCTCAGCGCCGGGTGTCCGTTCAAGATGGCGCGATCACCGCAGGTGCTGCGCACACTGAACGACGGCAGGAACGCGTCGGCGGCGGTCGGCAAGGCGTGGACGGTGTACCCGGCCGCGGACGAGATCCGGGAGCTGGGAACGGAATTGGCCGAGCTGCTGCGCGGCGAGCACGCCCCGCGCATCCTCTCCGACCGGCGGGTCGGCGCGGATGCGCCGGTCTACTATCGCTACGGCCCCTTCCGTCGGCGCCTCGTCGCCGAATCGGACGGGCAGCTCATCTCGCAGATGCACGGCCCGAACGGTGAAAGTTTCAGTGGGCGAGCCGAATTGGGTTACCGCCAGCCGCCGTGGACGGTGGACCCCTTCACCGGGGCGGATCCGGACGGCACCGCGAAGCCTGGCACCCTGCTCGGCGGCCGCTACCGCCCGACCGATGGCCTGCACCGGACCGGACACGGAAATGTCTACCGGGCAACGGATATTCGCACCGGCGCGGAGGTGATCGTCAAACAGGCTCGCGCCTACGTCGCCGAATCGGAGGCGGGGTACGACGCGAGAGTCCGGCTGCGCAACGAGCGCTATGTGCTCGAACGCCTCGCCGACATCAGCGGAGTGCCGAGGTTCATCGACCATTTCCGCCACGATGCCGACGAATATCTCGTCACGAGTTTCGACGGCGATTTCAATCTGGCCCAGGACATTCCGCGAAATGGCCGTTTCCGGCCGCTGTCCGCGACGGCGCATCCGGCGTCGGGTCGAACCCTCGATCGGCTGGCCACCCGGCTCGCCCGTATCCTCGGCGAAATCCATGCCCGCGGTTTCGTGGTCGGCGACCTGTCACCGAAGAACGTCGTCATCGGCCGCGACGACGAACCGGTCGTCATCGATTTCGGGCTGTGCAACCATGACGGCGTCCGCCTCTGCGGCGGCACTCCCGGCTATGCCACCCATGCGCAATTGCGGGGTGTGCCACCGACATTCGGCGACGATCTGTACGCGCTCGGGCTGACGCTGTTGTTCGCGGCGACCGGTGCCGACCCGCTGGTCGACGGTGCGGATCCCGACGCGGCCCGCCACTGTGCGCTGCGGACGATCGCGCGGATCTACGGCGATAACCCGGTCCCATCGATCCGGTGCGTCGCCGGACTGTTGCATCCCGATGCCGAGCGCGCACGCGCGGCGCTGCGTGCCTTGGGCTCCGGAAGGCCGGAGCGATTCACCGATCTCGTCGCGACACCGGCGATCACCGAATGCGACCGGTCCGGCCTGGCTCGACTCACCGACACCGTGCTGAACGATCTGGTGGCCCGCACCGACGAGCTACTCGCACAACCCGAGGACTGGGCCGATGCGAATATCTATCACGGCGCGGCGGGCGTCGCCCTGGAACTTCGCCACCACCTGGATCGGCCCGGCGTCGCGCGGCTGGTACGACGGCTCGCGATATCGGCGGCTGAGAGCGTGGAACGTACCGGCCTGCGGCCCGGGCTGTTCGTCGGATCCACCGGCATCGAGATCCTGCTCCGTCGCCTGTGCGATGACGGGATGGATATTCCGACTCTGCCAATGGATTCGGTGATGCCCGGTAGCGAATGGGAGCCCTACGGCGACGATGTGATCGCCGGGGCCGCCGGGGTGGGCCTCGGACATTGCCTACTCGCCGAATCGAATTCGACCCCGCCCAACGAACGCGATCGCCATCTCGAAATCGCCCGGCGCTGTGCGAATCTGCTGCTGGAGCATGCCGACGCCGTCTCGCACTTCGCGGTGCGCGACGTTGCGCCCAACGCTGGACTCGACGCGGCCACCGGGCTCGCCCATGGGCAGGCGGGCGTCATCACGGCCCTGCTGCGGATGAGCGATCTGGGACTCGTCGATCGGCGTCGGCTCGCGGTGCGGATCGACGCGTTCTACCGCGAAACCCGCTCTCTCATAACACGTTCCGGCGAGGCCACCGCGGTTCCGCTATGTGTTTCGTGGTGCCGGGGACTGGCGGGCATCGGTCTCACACTGTTACGGCTCGCGGCGGCGCGCGAAGATCCGCGAGCCCTCGACCTCGCCCGCGCCGCGGGCGAGGTGTGCGCGGACTGGATTCCGTACCTGTCCTATCCCAGCGCCTGCTGCGGTATCGCCGGGGTCGGCGATTTCCTCGTCCACCTGGCCGATGCCACCGGCGATGCCCGGTTCACCGACGCCGCGTGGTCGGCGGCCACCCAACTCGTCATCCGCGGGGTCTGCGACACCCCCGCCCGAGGCGACGGACCGACGGCGAGTGCCATCTCCTGGGCCCGCGGGAGCGCCGGGATACTCGCCTTCCTCCGGCATCTGGGAACACCGAGTGCGGTGTCCGTCATCGAACCGTTCTGA
- a CDS encoding cytochrome P450 codes for MTTTPDATLYPPRWQPALLRWHRTRVSWWQSWKLAAQAMRLLSDHSPANAYGARLPGQDDVMVARIPLQRYVVIRSPELARHVLVTNQDNYPKSADYDMLAVAFGRGLGTERNEDRWQRNRRLVQPVFGKRNIATLAGPVTEAAHDCAARVRRLGANAAPVDMNAEMSRLTVDIVARTMFGLDLTGPMSKIRLSRMLGMFGFGFLTGVTHRLHALAELTHRHNLPMRVMRCASWVLAPRMMADLRHLERVIDQLIADHRSGAITRRGNLLALLMDAHDPETGHRYTDAEIHDELMTFLGAGTETTATALAWTWKLLAENPDARSRLHAELDDVLAGRTPTAADVDLLPWTKAVLAETMRLYPPVVALARVAKNDDLLGDFPIRAGTTIMINLHAMHQHGGVWPDPDTFDPTRYLTENLTTAQRHAALPFGAGKRMCVANVFASTEAVLALATIAQRIEMDLATTEPIRPQFSFTGGPDGPLPMFVRDRPARAELVN; via the coding sequence ATGACGACCACACCCGACGCCACCCTCTACCCGCCCCGATGGCAACCCGCGCTACTGCGCTGGCACCGTACCCGGGTGTCGTGGTGGCAGTCGTGGAAACTTGCCGCCCAAGCGATGCGGCTATTGAGCGACCACAGCCCGGCCAACGCCTACGGCGCCCGGCTCCCCGGACAGGACGACGTCATGGTGGCCCGAATACCGTTGCAGCGCTATGTCGTAATTCGCAGCCCCGAACTCGCCCGACACGTCCTGGTGACCAATCAGGACAACTACCCCAAGAGCGCGGACTACGACATGCTTGCCGTCGCATTCGGGCGCGGTCTCGGCACCGAGCGGAACGAGGATCGCTGGCAACGCAATCGCCGCCTCGTCCAGCCCGTATTCGGGAAACGGAATATCGCCACGCTCGCGGGCCCGGTCACCGAGGCCGCCCACGACTGCGCCGCGCGCGTCCGCCGGCTCGGCGCGAATGCGGCGCCGGTGGATATGAACGCCGAGATGAGCAGGCTCACAGTCGATATCGTCGCGCGCACGATGTTCGGACTGGACCTGACCGGACCGATGTCGAAGATCAGACTGTCCCGGATGCTCGGCATGTTCGGCTTCGGGTTCCTCACCGGCGTCACCCATCGGCTGCACGCGCTCGCCGAACTCACGCACCGGCACAATCTGCCCATGCGCGTCATGCGTTGCGCCTCTTGGGTTCTCGCGCCGCGCATGATGGCCGACCTGCGGCACCTCGAGCGGGTGATCGACCAGCTCATCGCGGATCACCGCAGCGGTGCGATCACCCGCCGCGGCAACCTGCTCGCATTGCTCATGGACGCGCACGACCCGGAAACCGGGCACCGCTACACCGATGCCGAAATCCACGACGAGCTCATGACTTTCCTCGGCGCAGGGACCGAAACCACCGCGACGGCACTGGCCTGGACCTGGAAGCTGCTCGCCGAAAACCCCGACGCCCGCTCCCGCCTACACGCCGAACTCGACGACGTCCTCGCGGGCCGCACCCCGACCGCCGCCGACGTAGACCTCCTACCTTGGACGAAAGCCGTTCTCGCCGAGACGATGCGACTGTATCCGCCGGTCGTCGCGCTGGCACGCGTCGCGAAGAACGATGACCTGCTCGGCGACTTCCCGATCCGCGCAGGCACCACCATCATGATCAACCTGCACGCCATGCATCAACACGGCGGCGTCTGGCCGGATCCGGACACCTTCGACCCGACTCGCTACCTGACCGAAAACCTGACAACCGCACAACGTCACGCCGCCCTGCCATTCGGAGCGGGCAAACGCATGTGCGTCGCCAACGTCTTCGCCAGCACCGAAGCCGTTCTCGCACTGGCGACCATCGCTCAGCGCATCGAGATGGATCTGGCTACCACCGAACCGATCCGCCCGCAGTTCTCGTTCACTGGCGGTCCCGACGGACCGCTTCCCATGTTCGTGCGCGACCGACCGGCCCGAGCGGAGCTTGTTAACTAA
- a CDS encoding glycerophosphodiester phosphodiesterase, producing MTPLRRRSTISRQIIAILGVIVAILGPAACGKSSDGNSGTSARPDANRPFDLQAHRGGRGMTIEESLPGYAEAIQLGVSTLELDIVLTKDNVPAIWHDPVIQSEKCADTAPLTPGDPMYPYVGKVVHDLTYDQIHTLDCGKKLAGFPEATALPGNRIARLPELFDLVKSYPGAFDALRYNIETKLEAAKPEQSATPQEFVDVILDAVETAGATGKVEIQSFDWRSLPLVKARNPAIPTVALYDDSTFEPGSPWLRPIRYEDHAGDPLGAIKALGANISSPSYVNPWDSAAKVGDPGFKLTTTTEYVKKAHDLGLTVIPWTVNDKPTIALVLDQGVDGIITDYPNRAREVMRDKGMPLPKGFAK from the coding sequence ATGACCCCTCTTCGACGCAGGTCAACGATCTCGAGGCAGATAATCGCCATCCTCGGCGTGATAGTTGCCATCCTCGGCCCGGCCGCATGTGGCAAGAGCTCCGACGGCAACAGCGGCACCTCGGCACGTCCCGATGCGAATCGGCCCTTCGATCTGCAGGCGCATCGCGGCGGGCGCGGGATGACCATCGAGGAGTCGCTGCCCGGATATGCCGAGGCGATCCAATTGGGCGTCAGCACACTGGAACTCGACATCGTGCTGACCAAGGACAACGTTCCGGCGATCTGGCACGATCCGGTGATCCAGTCCGAGAAATGCGCCGATACCGCGCCTCTCACGCCCGGCGACCCGATGTACCCGTACGTCGGGAAGGTGGTGCACGACCTCACCTACGATCAGATCCACACGCTCGACTGCGGGAAGAAGCTGGCGGGCTTCCCGGAGGCCACCGCGCTGCCGGGTAACCGGATCGCCCGGCTGCCCGAGCTGTTCGATCTGGTGAAGTCCTATCCCGGCGCGTTCGATGCGCTGCGCTACAACATCGAGACCAAGCTAGAGGCCGCGAAGCCGGAGCAGTCGGCGACACCGCAGGAGTTCGTCGATGTCATCCTCGACGCGGTCGAAACGGCGGGCGCCACCGGCAAAGTGGAGATTCAAAGCTTCGACTGGCGCAGCCTGCCGCTGGTGAAAGCGAGGAATCCGGCGATCCCGACCGTCGCGCTGTACGACGATTCGACATTCGAACCGGGCAGCCCGTGGTTGCGCCCGATCCGGTACGAGGACCACGCCGGTGATCCGCTGGGCGCGATCAAGGCGCTCGGTGCGAACATCTCCTCCCCCAGCTATGTGAATCCGTGGGACAGCGCGGCCAAGGTCGGCGATCCGGGCTTCAAGCTCACCACCACAACGGAATACGTGAAAAAGGCCCACGATTTGGGCCTCACGGTCATCCCGTGGACGGTCAACGACAAACCGACCATCGCCCTGGTGCTCGACCAGGGCGTCGACGGCATCATCACCGATTATCCGAACCGCGCCCGAGAAGTGATGCGGGACAAGGGTATGCCGCTACCGAAGGGGTTCGCCAAGTAG